A stretch of Nitrospira sp. DNA encodes these proteins:
- the tldD gene encoding metalloprotease TldD, producing the protein MSDSVQLARFGMTDLEVRHALDRLNVRDVDYADLYFESRVSESVSMEEGIVKRAAKSISQGVGVRATAGEKTGFAYSDELTKKDLEIAADTARYIANSPKGDRGLPVPVQRRPTRDLYPIERAKAEVATADRVALLNAIDAEARRYDPRIKNVLASFNTEYKIVVVATSDGTLIGDVQPLSRLQVTCIAEENGNRQVGSFGGGGRVGFEFYRDESRYVEYAREAAREAILNLSAVDAPAGVMPVVLGGGWPGILLHEAIGHGLEADFNRKKTSAFSSLIGKRVASDVCTIVDDGTLPFRRGSLNMDDEGTPTGRTVLIEKGILRGYITDKLNARLMGIPLTGNGRRESYQSVVLPRMTNTFMLAGESDPAEILKSVKRGLYAVTFGGGQVDITSGKFVFSASEAYLIEDGKITKPVKGATLIGNGPEILTKVSMVGHDLKLDNGIGTCGKDGQSVPVGVGLPTLKIDEITVGGTQR; encoded by the coding sequence ATGTCCGATTCCGTTCAGCTTGCCAGATTCGGCATGACAGACCTGGAGGTCCGCCATGCGCTCGACCGGTTGAATGTCCGCGATGTCGATTATGCCGATCTCTACTTCGAGTCACGGGTATCCGAATCCGTGTCCATGGAAGAAGGCATCGTCAAGCGGGCGGCCAAGAGCATTTCTCAGGGCGTTGGGGTGCGGGCCACTGCCGGTGAAAAAACGGGTTTTGCCTATTCCGATGAACTGACCAAAAAAGATTTGGAAATTGCCGCCGATACGGCGCGCTATATTGCGAACTCTCCCAAAGGCGATCGGGGGCTGCCGGTGCCGGTGCAGCGGCGCCCTACGCGGGATCTCTATCCCATCGAGCGGGCCAAGGCGGAAGTGGCCACGGCCGACCGGGTGGCGCTGCTCAATGCCATCGATGCGGAGGCGCGCCGCTACGATCCGCGGATCAAGAATGTGCTGGCGTCCTTTAATACCGAATATAAGATTGTTGTGGTGGCCACGTCCGATGGCACGCTGATCGGCGATGTGCAGCCGCTCTCGCGGCTCCAAGTGACTTGTATTGCCGAAGAGAATGGCAATCGGCAGGTGGGGTCGTTCGGCGGGGGCGGACGGGTCGGGTTCGAGTTCTATCGCGATGAGAGCCGGTATGTGGAATACGCGAGAGAAGCGGCGCGCGAGGCGATTCTCAACTTGTCGGCGGTGGATGCGCCGGCCGGTGTCATGCCGGTGGTGCTGGGCGGAGGATGGCCCGGCATTTTGCTGCATGAAGCCATCGGCCACGGCCTGGAAGCCGACTTCAACCGCAAGAAAACCTCCGCCTTTTCAAGCCTGATCGGCAAACGCGTGGCGTCCGATGTCTGTACGATCGTGGATGATGGGACCTTGCCCTTCCGCCGCGGCTCATTGAACATGGATGACGAGGGCACGCCGACGGGCCGGACGGTTTTGATCGAGAAGGGCATTCTGCGCGGCTATATCACGGATAAGCTCAATGCGCGGCTGATGGGCATTCCGCTGACCGGCAACGGCCGGCGTGAAAGCTATCAAAGCGTCGTGCTGCCTCGGATGACGAACACCTTCATGCTCGCGGGCGAGTCGGACCCCGCTGAGATTCTCAAATCGGTGAAGCGGGGCCTCTATGCCGTCACGTTCGGCGGTGGGCAGGTGGATATCACCAGCGGCAAATTCGTGTTCTCCGCGAGCGAGGCCTATCTCATCGAGGACGGCAAGATTACGAAGCCGGTCAAAGGGGCGACGTTGATCGGCAACGGCCCGGAAATATTGACGAAGGTGTCCATGGTTGGACACGATCTCAAGTTGGATAACGGCATCGGCACCTGTGGCAAGGATGGACAGTCCGTGCCGGTGGGCGTCGGATTGCCGACCCTCAAAATCGATGAAATCACCGTTGGCGGGACGCAACGGTAA
- a CDS encoding TldD/PmbA family protein: MSDTLQQTNGYAQLAADVLARAKACGATEADIVVADGETFSVQVRVGVVDRLSKAREKRLGLRVFVGKHSACTSTSDFSTESLHRLVDETCTLAKAVVPDEVSGLPDASQMAAAWPDLDLYDATKLNPDHQIELAKRAEAAAMAADQRITNSEGADFDSSSGRVVLGNSHGFIGEYRSSSFSLAVSPIATDPVSGGMQRDSWYEVQRKFLKLSTPESIGQEAARRTLRRLGGRKVATKRVPVIFDQETAGSLLGNLCSAVSGYGLYKRASFLLDQLGNRIASDLITVYDDGRMDGGLGSRPFDGEGLATRKNMIVERGVLKSYLLDTYSGKKLGMASTGNASRSVGESPSVGPTNFYLVPGSKSPQEMIASVKDGLYVTELIGFGINMVTGDYSRGACGYWIENGELAYPVEEITIAGNLKQMFQDIEMVGNDLVFRSRVASPTLKLAELMVAGN, encoded by the coding sequence ATGAGCGACACCCTCCAACAGACGAACGGATATGCGCAGCTGGCTGCCGATGTGCTGGCTCGTGCGAAAGCGTGCGGCGCAACGGAAGCGGATATCGTGGTCGCGGACGGCGAAACCTTTTCCGTGCAAGTGCGGGTGGGCGTCGTCGATCGCTTGAGCAAGGCCCGGGAAAAGCGGCTGGGGTTGCGGGTGTTTGTGGGCAAGCACTCGGCCTGCACCTCGACCTCCGATTTTTCGACCGAGTCGCTGCATCGGCTGGTCGATGAAACCTGTACGCTGGCCAAGGCGGTGGTGCCGGACGAGGTGTCCGGGTTGCCGGATGCGTCGCAGATGGCGGCCGCATGGCCCGATCTCGATCTCTACGATGCGACGAAACTCAATCCCGATCATCAGATCGAGCTGGCCAAGCGGGCGGAGGCTGCCGCGATGGCGGCGGACCAGCGGATCACGAATTCCGAAGGCGCCGATTTCGATTCATCGTCCGGCCGCGTGGTGCTGGGGAACAGTCACGGATTCATCGGGGAGTACCGCAGTTCCAGTTTTTCGCTGGCGGTGTCGCCGATCGCGACGGATCCGGTGAGCGGCGGCATGCAGCGGGACTCCTGGTATGAAGTGCAGCGCAAATTTCTTAAGCTCTCTACGCCGGAATCGATCGGCCAGGAAGCCGCACGGCGCACCTTGCGCCGCCTGGGTGGCCGCAAGGTGGCGACCAAGCGCGTGCCGGTGATTTTCGACCAAGAAACGGCCGGGAGCCTGCTCGGCAACCTCTGTAGCGCCGTGTCCGGCTACGGCCTCTACAAGCGGGCGTCATTTCTGCTCGATCAACTGGGCAACCGCATCGCATCCGATCTCATTACGGTCTATGACGATGGGCGGATGGACGGGGGGCTCGGGTCCCGGCCGTTCGATGGAGAAGGATTGGCGACGCGCAAGAACATGATCGTCGAACGCGGAGTCTTGAAGAGCTATCTGCTCGATACCTATTCGGGCAAGAAACTGGGGATGGCCTCGACGGGGAATGCGTCACGGAGTGTGGGGGAAAGCCCGTCGGTTGGCCCGACCAATTTCTATCTGGTTCCCGGATCGAAAAGTCCGCAAGAGATGATTGCGTCCGTGAAAGACGGGCTCTATGTCACCGAGTTGATCGGGTTTGGCATCAATATGGTGACGGGCGATTACTCCCGCGGGGCCTGCGGCTACTGGATTGAAAATGGCGAGCTGGCCTATCCGGTCGAAGAGATCACGATTGCCGGTAATCTGAAACAGATGTTCCAGGACATCGAGATGGTGGGGAACGATCTGGTCTTCCGCAGCAGGGTAGCCAGCCCGACCCTCAAATTGGCCGAACTGATGGTGGCGGGAAACTAG
- a CDS encoding dienelactone hydrolase family protein → MAEPIRETMVQYPSGDVTVRAYVTAPQTKERRPTIIVIQEWWGLNEHVKDIAKRFAAEGYVAIAPDLYSRLQNEVVPMSNSNRAGELMGLLKQEDGLKDLNATVAYLKTVPEVDPARIGVTGFCMGGSYALMLPCVNGDIKAAVPFYGQVPNPDAPLAQLSAPVLYIYGEDDGWITKADVQRLVTALKKYKKPGEIKTYPGAPHAFFNDLRKDVYRAAEAKDAWGRTLAFFQQHLKM, encoded by the coding sequence ATGGCTGAACCGATCAGAGAGACCATGGTGCAGTATCCGAGCGGTGACGTCACGGTGCGCGCCTATGTGACCGCGCCGCAGACGAAGGAGCGCCGCCCCACGATCATCGTGATTCAGGAATGGTGGGGGCTGAACGAGCATGTGAAGGATATTGCCAAGCGCTTTGCGGCGGAAGGCTATGTGGCGATTGCGCCGGATCTGTACTCGCGGCTTCAGAACGAAGTGGTCCCGATGAGCAATTCCAATCGGGCGGGCGAACTCATGGGCTTGCTCAAACAAGAAGATGGGTTGAAGGATTTGAATGCCACGGTGGCCTATCTCAAGACTGTGCCGGAAGTCGATCCGGCCCGTATCGGGGTCACAGGGTTCTGCATGGGCGGTTCCTATGCCTTGATGCTGCCTTGTGTGAACGGAGACATTAAGGCCGCGGTTCCATTCTATGGGCAAGTGCCGAATCCCGATGCACCGTTAGCGCAACTCTCGGCGCCGGTCCTCTATATCTATGGAGAAGACGACGGCTGGATTACCAAAGCCGATGTGCAGCGACTGGTGACAGCGCTGAAAAAGTACAAGAAGCCCGGTGAGATCAAGACCTATCCGGGTGCCCCGCATGCGTTCTTCAATGATCTGCGGAAAGATGTGTATCGGGCTGCTGAAGCGAAAGATGCCTGGGGCAGAACCCTCGCATTTTTCCAGCAGCATCTCAAAATGTAA
- a CDS encoding DUF86 domain-containing protein — protein sequence MKDDRIYLLHVRDAIQYILEYTAAGKDRFFTDRKTQDAVVRNLEIIGEATKRISAPLKEAHPDISWKPIAGMRDKLAHDYFGVNLQLVWDVVERDLPILKGKIAQLLEDLGSRS from the coding sequence ATGAAGGATGACCGCATCTACCTGCTCCACGTTCGCGACGCGATCCAATATATTCTGGAATACACTGCCGCCGGCAAGGATCGTTTCTTCACGGACAGAAAAACACAGGATGCCGTCGTCAGAAATCTGGAAATTATTGGCGAGGCGACCAAACGCATATCGGCCCCCCTCAAAGAGGCTCATCCCGACATTTCTTGGAAACCCATCGCCGGAATGCGAGACAAGCTGGCGCACGATTATTTCGGCGTCAACCTTCAGCTCGTATGGGATGTTGTTGAGCGCGACTTGCCTATTCTGAAGGGCAAGATTGCGCAACTTCTGGAAGACCTAGGCAGTCGATCCTAG
- a CDS encoding nucleotidyltransferase family protein, translated as MTTDDVLKSKRNDILRLAAQHGARHVRVFGSAARGEAGPASDIDLLVRMDRGRSLLDLIELSQELESVLHRKVDILTDEGLSPYLEQRILDEAVPL; from the coding sequence ATGACGACCGATGATGTCCTGAAATCCAAGCGCAACGATATTCTCCGGCTTGCGGCACAACACGGCGCCCGCCATGTGCGTGTGTTCGGATCGGCGGCGCGCGGAGAGGCAGGCCCGGCCAGCGACATCGATTTATTGGTCCGGATGGACCGTGGACGGAGCTTGCTGGACTTGATCGAACTGAGCCAGGAACTAGAGTCCGTCCTGCACCGTAAAGTGGATATCCTTACCGACGAGGGCCTGAGTCCTTACCTTGAACAGCGCATCCTTGACGAAGCCGTTCCGCTATGA